The sequence GACGAGGGGCAGCCGGGCGCCGGGCCGCGGTTCGAGGATGACCATGCGGTCCTGCGAACCGGTCGCGGCGATCGCCTCGACGGACTCCATGCCGGACCAGTCGTGCTTCTCGATGCCCAGCTCGGAGACCCCGGGGGCGGCGATCATGCAGTGCTCGATCGGCTCGACCTCGTGCGAGCGGTGGCGGCGCAGGCCGGCGTTGCCGTCCTCGTCGACCGCGTACTGCACGCGCGTACGCCAGGCGGGCACCTCACCGGGGGGCAGCTTGTCGCCCTCGGCCGGCATGACCGTGCCGTCCCAGCCGGCCTCCTCCGGAGTGAGGCCCGCGAGCCGCTGGAGCTGCTCGGTGATGACCTCGCCCTTCAGCCGCCGCTGCGCGCCCGGCTTGGCGTGCTGCCAGTCGCAGCCGCCGCAGCGCCCGGGGCCGGCGTAGGGACACGGGGCGTCCACCCGGTCCTTGGAGGCTTCCCGGATCTCGACCGCGTCCGCGCGCAGGAAGCGCGAGTCCTCCTCGCCGTCCGTCACCCGCGCGAGGACCCGCTCGCCGGGCAGCGCGTGCCGTACGAAGAGGACCTGGCCGGCGTCGGTGCGGGCGACGCAGTGCCCGCCGTGCGCCACGGGGCCGACCTCGACCTCGTACTCCTGCCCCACGAGCGACCCCGCCGGCGTTTTCTTCGGTTCTGCCTGCATGGCGGGGTGACTCCAGATGCGAAAGGGGAACGAACGGCCAGAGCGGCCGGACCACAGCCCACCAGTCTACGTGGACGCCGCCCGACCGCTCACCACACTCGTCCCGCCCTCAGCGCTTGGGCCCCGACGGCTCCTTCGGCCGGTGCTCCGCCGGACCGCGCCGCACCGAGCCCGGAGCGGTCCACTCCGAACGCCTGCGGGCACGCTTCTTGGCCACCTCGGAGGACTCCAGCTGGTACGGCACGGACGTCACCATCACGCCCGGCGTGAACAGCAGCCGCCCCTTGAGCCGCAGCGCGCTCTGGTTGTGCAGCAGGTGCTCGTACCAGTGGCCGACCACGTACTCGGGGATGATCACCGACACCACGTCGCGCGGGGACTCGCGGCGCAGCCCCTTCACGTACTCGATGACCGGGCGGGTGATCTCGCGGTACGGCGAGTCGAGGATCTTCAGCGGCACGGTGAAGCCGCGGCGTTCCCACTCGTCCCGAAGGGCCTTCGTCTCGGCCGGGTCGACGTTGACGCTGAGTGCCTCCAGGGAGTCGGAGCGCATCAGCTTGGCGTAGGCGAGGGCGCGCAGCGTCGGCCGGTGGATCTTGGAGATGAGGACGACGGAGTGCACACGGGAGGGCCGCACGCTGTCGTCGGACGGGCCCTCGGGCGCGGCGATCTCCTCGGCGACCCGGTCGTAGTGCTTCCGGATCGCGGACATCGTCGCGTAGAAGATGACCATGCCGAGGAGGGCGACCCAGGCGCCGTGCGTGAACTTGGTGCCGAGGACGACGACCAGGACGAGGCCGGTGAAGAAGGCGCCGAACGCGTTGATGGCACGGGAGCGGACCATGTGGCGGCGCTTGGCCTGGTCCTTCTCGGTGGCCAGGTGGCGGTTCCAGTGCCGGACCATGCCGGTCTGGCTGAGCGTGAAGGACACGAACACGCCGACGATGTAGAGCTGGATGAGGCGGGTCGAGTCGGCCCCGTAGATCCAGATCAGCAGGATGGCGGCGCCCGCGAGCAGCACGATGCCGTTGGAGAAGGCGAGCCGGTCGCCGCGGGTGTGCAGCTGGCGCGGCAGGTACCGGTCCTGGGCGAGGATCGAGCCGAGCAGCGGGAAGCCGTTGTACGCGGTGTTCGCGGCCAGGAAGAGCACGAGCGCGGTGGCCGCCGCGAGCACGATGAACAGGAAGCTGCCGTCGCCGAACACGGCCTCGGCGACCTGGGAGATCACCGGGTTCTGGACGTAGTCGGAGCCGACCGCGACCCCGTTCTCCAGGAGGTCGTGGGCCGGGTACTCGGCCATGCGCACGTTCGTCGCCATGGCGAGGGCGATGATGCCGCAGAACATGGTGACGGCGAGCAGCCCCATCGCCGCGAGCGTGGTCGCCGCGTTCTTGGACTTGGGCTTGCGGAAGGCGGGGACGCCGTTGCTGATCGCCTCGACGCCGGTGAGCGCCGCACAGCCGGAGGAGAAGGCGCGCAGCAGCAGGAAGACCAGGGCGAAGCCCGCGAGCCCCTGGTGCTCGGCCTTGATCTCGAAGTCGGCGGTCGGCGCCTTCATGGTCTCGCCGAGGACGATCCCGCGGAACGCCCCCCACGCGATCATCAGGAAGACGCCGGTCACGAACACGTACGTCGGGATGGCGAAGAGCTTGCCCGACTCCTTGACCCCGCGCAGGTTCATCAGGGTGAGCAGCACGATCACGGCGATCGCGCAGAGGACCTTGTGCTCGACGACGAACGGGATCGCCGAGCCGAGGTTCTCGATGCCGGACGCGATCGACACGGCGACGGTGAGGACGTAGTCCACGAGCAGTGCGCTGGCGACGGTGAGACCGGCCTTGGGGCCGAGGTTGGTGTTGGCGACCTCGTAGTCGCCGCCGCCGCTGGGGTAGGCGTGCACGTTCTGCCGGTAGGACGCCACGACGGTGAACATCAGCACGACGACCGCGACGGCGATCCAGGGGCTGAAGTGATAGGCCGACACGCCCGCGATGGACAGGACGAGCAGCACTTCTCCCGGCGCGTACGCCACGGAGGAGAGCGGGTCGGAAGCGAAAACGGGAAGTGCGATGCGCTTCGGCAGGAGAGTCTCTCCGAGCCGGTCACTGCGCAGTGCGCGCCCGATCAGGATCCGTTTGGGCACGTCGGTCAGTTTGGACACGGTGAGGATCGTAAGCGGTCGAACACTCCCCCGCCCACCCTCCCTCGCCCCGCGCGGCGACCGATGAGAAGGAGGTCTGTCCGCGATCCGTCCGGGATCTCCTCCCGATCCGTCCCCGATCCGTCCCCGACCCGCTCTCGATCTGCTCCCCATCTGCTCTACGAGTGAAATCCGGTACGGGTTCGCTTATGGATTCGCAGGTCAGACGAATCCCCATGCCTATATGAAAAAAGCCAAAACTTTGCCGCCCTTTGCCCATTCATGGAGGTTCCATGCACGCCACCGCTGCACTCATCAGTGCCACTGCTGAACTCATCGGTGCCGCCGCCGGACTTGTGGGCCTCGGCATCCTGACCCTCGTCAGCGTGCGCAGCATCAGCCGGCGCTGATCTCCGGCGTCGCGGACGGGCTGATCGCGGTCACGTCGTGGGCGGATGTGCACAGGGGTGCCGCCGACGGACCGCGCGTGTGTAGCTTGGGCGTCGGTCTGAGACCCTGTTTCAGCCTGAGCAGTAACTTTTCACACCGGAAGGACGGTCGTGCACATCGTCATCATGGGCTGCGGCAGAGTGGGTTCCGCTCTCGCCCAGACCCTGGAGCAACAGGGGCACACGGTCGCCGTGATCGACCAGGACCCCACCGCCTTCCGACGACTGGGCTCCGGATTCGGCGGCCGTCGTGTGACCGGCGTCGGCTTCGACCAGGACACCCTGCGCGAAGCGGGCATCGAGGAGGCCGGGGCCTTCGCCGCGGTCTCCAGCGGGGACAACTCGAACATCATCGCCGCCCGGGTGGCCCGCGAGATGTTCGGCATCGAGAACGTGGCGGCACGTATCTACGACCCGCGCCGCGCCGAGGTGTACCAGCGCCTGGGCATCCCCACCGTCGCCACCGTCCGCTGGACGGCCGACCAGATGCTGCGCCGGCTGCTGCCGTCGGGCGCCGAGCCGCTGTGGCGCGACCCCACCGGCGGTGTGCAGCTCGCCGAGGTGCACGCGTCGACGGCGTGGGTGGGCCAGCGGATCAGCCGCCTCCAGGAGGAGACCGGAGTACGCGTGGCCTTCCTCACCCGGCTGGGCGAGGCGGTCCTGCCTTCCTCCCAGACGGTGCTGCAGGAGGGCGACCTGGTGCACGTGATGATGCGCACGGACGACATCGAGAAGGTCGAGGCGTCGTTCGCCGAGGGCCCCGAAGAGGAGAGCGGTCACTGATGAGGGTCGCCATTGCCGGTGCCGGCGCCGTGGGCCGCTCGATCGCGGGCGAACTGCTGGAGAACGGCCACGAGATCCTGCTGATCGACAAGGCGCCGACCGCGATCTCGGTCGAGCGCGTCCCGATGGCGGAGTGGTTGCTCGCCGACGCCTGCGAGATCACGTCCCTGGACGAGGCGGCGCTCCAGCGCTGCAACGTGGTGATCGCGGCCACGGGTGACGACAAGGTCAACCTCGTCGTCTCCCTGCTCGCGAAGACCGAGTACGGGGTCCCGAGGGTCGTCGCCCGCGTCAACAACCCCAAGAACGAGTGGCTGTTCAACGAGTCGTGGGGCGTGGACGTCGCCGTATCGACCCCCCGCCTGATGTCGGCCCTGGTCGAGGAGGCGGTGAGCGTCGGCGATCTGGTCCGGCTGCTGCGCTTCAGCCACGGCGACGCCAACCTCGTCGAGCTGACGCTGCCCCCGGAGTCCGCGCTCGCCGGCACCCAGGTCGGCGACGTGGCATGGCCCGAGGACACCTCGCTGGTCACCATCATCCGCGGCACCCGGGTGCTCACCCCGACCCGGGAGGACTCCCTGGAGGCGGGCGACGAACTCCTGTTCGTAGCGGCCCAGGCCCGCGAGGAACAACTGGAGGACCTGCTGTCGGTACGCCGGGAGAGCACGGCGGGTTGACGGCCGGAGCTACAAAAAAATGAGGGGGCGCCCGGAGAAATCCGGGCGCCCCCTCATTTTCCAGCCCGTCCGGCGTTTGAGGACGAGGCCGTTCAGGCCGAAGCGGGGGTCCGGGGGCGGCAGCCCCCGGTGGCCCACACCAGCACAGGCCGCCTAGTCGGCGGACCGGGCCGCGGCCTGCCGCTCCTTCTCGGCCTTCTCCTCCGCCTCCATCTCGGCGAAGACGTCGATCGGCGGCGGCGCCTTCGCGAGGAAGACCCACGTCAGCCAGACCGCGAGCAGGAAGGGCGGGATCTTCAGCGCGATGAGGACCCAGCCGAACTGGGTCGTGTCGGCCCACCAGTAGAGCGGGAAGAGGATCGCGCACTTGGCGAGCAGGATCAGGCCCCACGCGTAACTGGCCTTCGCGTAGGCCTTCTTGCGGCCGGGGTTACGCGTACGCCAGGAGAGGTTCTCCTTGAAGACCGGGCCGAGGATCAGGCCGATCAGGGGAACTCCGGCGAGCGTCGTGATGATGTAGGCGAGGGCGAGACCGAGCGTGTAGAGCATGCCCGGCAGGTAGAAGTCCTTCGCGTTGCCGGTCATCATCGCGAAGACGACACCGAAGGCGACACCGAAGACACCGCTGAACGCGTGCTTGACGGTGTCCTTCATGACCAGGCGGACCACCACGAGCAGGATCGAGACGCCGAGGGCCGCGATGGCCGCCGAGTGCAGGTCCTTGTTGATCGTGAAGATCGTGACGAAGAGCAGGCCCGGCAGGACCGTCTCGATCATGCCCCGCAGACCGCCGAACGCCTCGAAAAGGGCGGCCTCGGTCACCGCCCGTGAGTCCTGCGCGTCCCGCGCGTCCCGCTGGGCGTCTTCGGTCGGCTTGTCGAGCGACGTCACCGGCTACTCCCGTCCGAGGGGTCTGAGTTCGTACTTCGGATTGAACAGCACGCGACGGCCCCGGCTCATCGAGATCCGGCCCGACGCCATCAGCTTGCGCCCCGGCTCTATCCCCACGATGGAGCGTCTGCCGAGCCACACCACGTCCAGCGCGGCCGAACCGTCGAACAGCTCGGCCTCCAGGGCCGGGACACCGGCCCTCGGGCGCAGAGTGACCGTGCGCAAGGTACCAGTAACCGTGACCACCTGTCGGTCGCGGCAGTCACCGATGCGGGTGCAGCCCGCGGTCTCGGCGTCCTCGCGCAGCTCCTCCGACTCCAGGTCCTCCTGAGAGGAGGAGAGCCGGTCGATCATGCGCCGGAACCGGCCCGCCAGCTTTTCGGATCGAGGGACAGCACTCATACCTCAAAGCGTACCGGGGGCGCTGACAGGTACGTACCCGTGGCACTAACGCTCGAACCGGTAGCCCATCCCCGGCTCGGTGACGAAGTGCCGGGGATGCGACGGGTCCGCCTCCAGTTTGCGGCGGAGCTGGGCCATGTAGACCCGCAGGTAGTTCGTCTCGGTGCCGTAGGAGGGGCCCCAGACCTCCTGGAGCAGCTGCTTCTGGCTGACCAGGCGGCCCGTGTTGCGCAC is a genomic window of Streptomyces sp. NBC_00414 containing:
- a CDS encoding DUF3159 domain-containing protein, giving the protein MTSLDKPTEDAQRDARDAQDSRAVTEAALFEAFGGLRGMIETVLPGLLFVTIFTINKDLHSAAIAALGVSILLVVVRLVMKDTVKHAFSGVFGVAFGVVFAMMTGNAKDFYLPGMLYTLGLALAYIITTLAGVPLIGLILGPVFKENLSWRTRNPGRKKAYAKASYAWGLILLAKCAILFPLYWWADTTQFGWVLIALKIPPFLLAVWLTWVFLAKAPPPIDVFAEMEAEEKAEKERQAAARSAD
- a CDS encoding APC family permease, which translates into the protein MSKLTDVPKRILIGRALRSDRLGETLLPKRIALPVFASDPLSSVAYAPGEVLLVLSIAGVSAYHFSPWIAVAVVVLMFTVVASYRQNVHAYPSGGGDYEVANTNLGPKAGLTVASALLVDYVLTVAVSIASGIENLGSAIPFVVEHKVLCAIAVIVLLTLMNLRGVKESGKLFAIPTYVFVTGVFLMIAWGAFRGIVLGETMKAPTADFEIKAEHQGLAGFALVFLLLRAFSSGCAALTGVEAISNGVPAFRKPKSKNAATTLAAMGLLAVTMFCGIIALAMATNVRMAEYPAHDLLENGVAVGSDYVQNPVISQVAEAVFGDGSFLFIVLAAATALVLFLAANTAYNGFPLLGSILAQDRYLPRQLHTRGDRLAFSNGIVLLAGAAILLIWIYGADSTRLIQLYIVGVFVSFTLSQTGMVRHWNRHLATEKDQAKRRHMVRSRAINAFGAFFTGLVLVVVLGTKFTHGAWVALLGMVIFYATMSAIRKHYDRVAEEIAAPEGPSDDSVRPSRVHSVVLISKIHRPTLRALAYAKLMRSDSLEALSVNVDPAETKALRDEWERRGFTVPLKILDSPYREITRPVIEYVKGLRRESPRDVVSVIIPEYVVGHWYEHLLHNQSALRLKGRLLFTPGVMVTSVPYQLESSEVAKKRARRRSEWTAPGSVRRGPAEHRPKEPSGPKR
- a CDS encoding potassium channel family protein, with the translated sequence MRVAIAGAGAVGRSIAGELLENGHEILLIDKAPTAISVERVPMAEWLLADACEITSLDEAALQRCNVVIAATGDDKVNLVVSLLAKTEYGVPRVVARVNNPKNEWLFNESWGVDVAVSTPRLMSALVEEAVSVGDLVRLLRFSHGDANLVELTLPPESALAGTQVGDVAWPEDTSLVTIIRGTRVLTPTREDSLEAGDELLFVAAQAREEQLEDLLSVRRESTAG
- a CDS encoding OB-fold nucleic acid binding domain-containing protein, coding for MSAVPRSEKLAGRFRRMIDRLSSSQEDLESEELREDAETAGCTRIGDCRDRQVVTVTGTLRTVTLRPRAGVPALEAELFDGSAALDVVWLGRRSIVGIEPGRKLMASGRISMSRGRRVLFNPKYELRPLGRE
- a CDS encoding potassium channel family protein, which encodes MHIVIMGCGRVGSALAQTLEQQGHTVAVIDQDPTAFRRLGSGFGGRRVTGVGFDQDTLREAGIEEAGAFAAVSSGDNSNIIAARVAREMFGIENVAARIYDPRRAEVYQRLGIPTVATVRWTADQMLRRLLPSGAEPLWRDPTGGVQLAEVHASTAWVGQRISRLQEETGVRVAFLTRLGEAVLPSSQTVLQEGDLVHVMMRTDDIEKVEASFAEGPEEESGH
- a CDS encoding class I SAM-dependent RNA methyltransferase; protein product: MQAEPKKTPAGSLVGQEYEVEVGPVAHGGHCVARTDAGQVLFVRHALPGERVLARVTDGEEDSRFLRADAVEIREASKDRVDAPCPYAGPGRCGGCDWQHAKPGAQRRLKGEVITEQLQRLAGLTPEEAGWDGTVMPAEGDKLPPGEVPAWRTRVQYAVDEDGNAGLRRHRSHEVEPIEHCMIAAPGVSELGIEKHDWSGMESVEAIAATGSQDRMVILEPRPGARLPLVELDKPASVMRVEEHDGGIHRVHGRAFVRERADGRTHRVGSGGFWQVHPQAADTLVKTVMQGLLPRKGDMALDLYCGVGLFAGALADRIGDKGAVLGIESGKRAVEDARHNLAAFDRVRIEQGKVEAILPRTGITEVNLIVLDPPRAGAGKKTVQHLTSLGARKIAYVACDPAALARDLAYFREGGYRVRTLRAFDLFPMTHHVECVAILEPVAKGV